The following proteins are co-located in the Microbacterium immunditiarum genome:
- a CDS encoding MBL fold metallo-hydrolase, with protein sequence MLPVSAEQHRAALERRTPAAEMVRPGVLSLPLPLPDWAGMQSTLCTVFLGDDGGVTVVDPGWDAGDNRHRLRALLARHGCSVSDIRLVVASHLHVDHLGLAPWIQTESGAPMAIHPMDARALLEPPVEPSDDVQFDRWGVPPGERDDLKPAVRADFPEVDDDALRLVDDGEVLDAGGTSLTVVHTPGHTRGSICLVDSARELILTGDHVLPVVRPGLALGGDAHPDPIGDYLASLDRLEPYDGFEVLPAHEYRFRGLRERRTALAAHLRRRNAEVRDLLDRLPSPTVWSIAERVTWTGGWAAVRGFLRRSALAQVEHHVRHLGRDRELSRD encoded by the coding sequence ATGCTACCCGTCAGCGCCGAGCAGCACCGCGCCGCACTCGAGCGCCGCACTCCCGCGGCGGAGATGGTTCGCCCAGGCGTCTTGTCCCTTCCCCTCCCGCTTCCCGACTGGGCGGGCATGCAGTCGACGCTGTGCACGGTCTTCCTCGGCGACGACGGCGGGGTGACGGTCGTCGACCCCGGTTGGGACGCCGGCGACAACAGACACCGGCTGCGGGCGCTCCTCGCGCGCCACGGTTGCTCGGTCTCGGACATCCGACTCGTGGTGGCGAGCCACCTGCACGTCGACCACCTGGGGCTGGCTCCGTGGATCCAGACGGAGTCGGGCGCACCGATGGCCATTCACCCGATGGACGCGCGAGCACTGCTCGAGCCCCCGGTCGAGCCCTCCGATGACGTGCAGTTCGACCGATGGGGTGTGCCGCCCGGGGAGCGCGACGACCTCAAACCGGCGGTGCGCGCCGACTTCCCCGAGGTCGACGACGATGCCCTTCGTCTCGTCGACGACGGGGAGGTGCTCGACGCCGGTGGGACGTCGTTGACCGTCGTGCACACACCGGGCCACACGCGCGGATCGATCTGCCTCGTCGACTCCGCCCGTGAGCTCATCCTGACAGGCGACCATGTCCTGCCCGTCGTGCGGCCGGGTCTCGCACTGGGCGGCGACGCCCACCCCGACCCGATCGGCGACTATCTCGCTTCGCTCGACCGGCTCGAACCGTACGACGGGTTCGAGGTGCTCCCGGCGCACGAGTACCGCTTCCGCGGTCTGCGGGAGCGGCGGACCGCCCTCGCCGCGCACCTGCGGCGGCGGAATGCAGAGGTCCGCGACCTGCTGGATCGTCTCCCGTCACCGACGGTGTGGAGCATCGCTGAGCGTGTCACGTGGACCGGTGGCTGGGCCGCGGTGCGCGGGTTCCTGCGGCGGTCGGCGCTCGCGCAGGTCGAGCACCACGTGCGCCACCTCGGGCGCGACCGCGAGCTCTCGCGTGACTGA
- a CDS encoding MaoC family dehydratase — MRIRYDELESMVGKELGPSEWLPIPQSSISTFAGITNDHYWLHVDTERAATSAFGGTIAHGFLTLSMISALWPSLLWITDSPMQMNYGLDRVRFTAPVRSGSRIRMRAKLTEVIPSDSGCRMKVDLSLEREGEEKPAVVATLLMQVARPDGSGGHGDPNR; from the coding sequence ATGAGAATCCGCTATGACGAGCTCGAGTCGATGGTCGGAAAGGAACTCGGCCCATCCGAGTGGCTGCCGATCCCGCAGTCGTCCATCAGCACGTTCGCCGGGATCACCAACGACCACTACTGGCTGCACGTCGACACGGAGCGCGCGGCGACCAGCGCGTTCGGGGGAACCATCGCGCATGGGTTCCTCACGCTCTCGATGATCAGTGCGCTCTGGCCGTCGCTGCTGTGGATCACCGACTCGCCGATGCAGATGAATTACGGCCTCGACAGGGTCCGGTTCACGGCTCCGGTCCGCAGCGGATCGCGCATCCGGATGCGGGCGAAGCTGACGGAGGTGATTCCGAGCGACTCGGGGTGCCGTATGAAGGTCGACCTGTCTCTGGAGCGCGAGGGCGAAGAGAAGCCGGCCGTGGTCGCGACGCTTCTCATGCAGGTCGCGCGGCCCGACGGGTCGGGCGGCCACGGCGATCCCAACCGCTGA
- a CDS encoding LLM class flavin-dependent oxidoreductase, which produces MKFGLFQTPFSPPERSPREVFDWSVSQAVAAEAAGLSEFWVGQHFTLAWEAIPNPELVLAAAARETETIVLAPGAHIPPYVHPAGLASQAAWMSNILKGRYILGVATGVNPVDGQLHGFADMKRNLAMTVESLDIMEKVWSGEPFEYTGEYWSSSFPAQTDALPPLRSMRPHGGTMTVAMGGASPNSTSIQVAGARGLIPLSFGAAPELVKNHWDTYAAAAAAAGRTDGYDRTLHHVTLDVFVADTDAEAERIAVEGPIAKAWRGHLIPNEQRRAARAGTPPVWSLDDDMRDIVRKHLIVGSPETVIEKLNAFVEGSNGWGTTLVFGHDFSDDPAPWNYSLELLAKEVGPKVGVDVK; this is translated from the coding sequence TTGAAGTTCGGACTCTTTCAAACACCGTTCTCGCCGCCCGAGCGCTCGCCAAGGGAGGTGTTCGACTGGTCGGTCTCGCAAGCAGTCGCCGCCGAGGCCGCCGGCCTCTCCGAATTCTGGGTGGGCCAGCACTTCACCCTGGCCTGGGAGGCGATTCCCAATCCCGAGCTGGTTCTGGCCGCCGCCGCCCGCGAGACGGAGACGATCGTGCTGGCACCCGGCGCGCACATCCCTCCCTACGTCCACCCCGCCGGCCTCGCTTCGCAGGCAGCGTGGATGAGCAACATCCTCAAGGGCCGGTACATCCTGGGTGTCGCGACCGGCGTGAACCCGGTCGACGGACAGCTCCACGGATTCGCGGACATGAAACGCAATCTCGCCATGACCGTCGAGTCCCTCGACATCATGGAGAAGGTCTGGTCGGGCGAGCCCTTCGAGTACACGGGCGAGTACTGGAGCTCGTCGTTCCCCGCACAGACCGATGCGCTGCCTCCCCTCCGAAGCATGCGCCCGCACGGCGGGACGATGACGGTCGCGATGGGCGGCGCAAGCCCGAACTCCACGTCGATCCAGGTCGCCGGCGCACGCGGCCTCATCCCCCTCTCCTTCGGCGCGGCACCCGAGCTCGTGAAGAACCACTGGGACACGTACGCCGCGGCCGCGGCGGCGGCCGGGCGCACAGACGGCTACGACCGCACGCTCCATCACGTGACGCTGGACGTCTTCGTCGCCGACACGGATGCCGAGGCCGAGCGGATCGCGGTCGAGGGGCCCATCGCGAAGGCGTGGCGGGGACACCTCATTCCGAACGAACAGCGCCGGGCCGCGCGCGCCGGGACCCCGCCGGTGTGGTCCCTGGACGACGACATGCGCGACATCGTCCGCAAGCACCTGATCGTCGGCAGCCCCGAGACGGTTATCGAGAAGCTCAACGCGTTCGTCGAGGGCAGCAATGGATGGGGAACGACGCTCGTCTTCGGTCACGACTTCTCCGACGATCCCGCTCCGTGGAACTACAGCCTCGAGCTGCTCGCGAAGGAAGTCGGCCCGAAGGTCGGGGTCGACGTCAAGTGA
- a CDS encoding ABC transporter substrate-binding protein has product MKKSSVLRTTALIAAVGIAAVAAGCSAQDPEPADTGAPVSAEWQAVVDAANEEGAVVWYSSAPPAAREALKAAFEEEYPEITVEIRALNTADMQAALQAEHDTGTAGADVVSNVDYSWIYDRVAEPDFMTPLEAPVFAEQEWVDSGYVLNDKAVIAPIGLVTIGWNTELYPEGIESYDDLLDPKLGNGVIGSVEATLTAVYADWYNFVEENHNPDFVEELAKQDPTFYPSAAVMVEALTAGEVAVGAFTTAADMTRLKDEGAPVDFVLPDPAWLVQNIFYIVESAGHPNAAQVFMNFFGSPKGQAAIAQFGVSPLSEVADQTLGGETPVVLVNIDNMLDQEWVADYQARWSEAFGR; this is encoded by the coding sequence ATGAAGAAGTCATCAGTGCTCCGGACGACCGCCCTCATCGCCGCGGTGGGCATCGCGGCAGTGGCCGCGGGCTGCTCGGCGCAGGACCCGGAGCCCGCCGACACGGGCGCTCCGGTCTCGGCCGAATGGCAGGCGGTCGTGGACGCGGCGAATGAGGAAGGAGCCGTCGTCTGGTACTCCTCGGCCCCTCCGGCCGCCCGCGAGGCGCTCAAGGCGGCGTTCGAGGAGGAGTACCCCGAGATCACCGTCGAGATCCGCGCACTCAACACCGCGGACATGCAGGCCGCGCTGCAGGCCGAGCACGACACCGGAACCGCGGGCGCGGACGTCGTATCCAACGTCGACTACTCGTGGATCTACGATCGCGTCGCGGAGCCCGACTTCATGACGCCGCTCGAGGCGCCGGTCTTCGCGGAGCAGGAGTGGGTCGACAGCGGCTACGTCCTCAACGACAAGGCCGTCATCGCGCCGATCGGCCTGGTGACGATCGGCTGGAACACCGAGCTCTACCCGGAGGGGATCGAGAGCTACGACGACCTGCTCGACCCGAAGCTCGGCAACGGCGTCATCGGATCGGTCGAGGCGACGCTCACCGCCGTGTACGCCGACTGGTACAACTTCGTCGAGGAGAACCACAACCCGGACTTCGTCGAGGAGCTCGCGAAGCAGGATCCCACGTTCTACCCGAGCGCGGCAGTGATGGTCGAGGCGCTCACAGCTGGTGAGGTCGCGGTCGGGGCGTTCACGACCGCGGCGGACATGACCCGGCTGAAGGACGAGGGCGCCCCCGTGGACTTCGTTCTTCCCGATCCGGCATGGCTGGTGCAGAACATCTTCTACATCGTCGAGTCGGCCGGTCACCCGAATGCGGCACAGGTGTTCATGAACTTCTTCGGAAGCCCGAAGGGACAGGCAGCCATCGCCCAGTTCGGCGTCTCGCCCCTGTCGGAGGTCGCCGACCAGACGCTGGGCGGGGAGACTCCGGTCGTCCTGGTCAACATCGACAACATGCTCGACCAAGAGTGGGTCGCCGACTACCAGGCCCGCTGGTCGGAGGCGTTCGGGCGCTAG
- a CDS encoding CaiB/BaiF CoA transferase family protein, producing the protein MPGRGPLEGVTVIEISNMLMGPFATMALAQMGARVIKVEPPGGDIARGIADSTGRGLGPIYLNINRGKESIELDLADPGDRSTFEALVAAADVVAHNRPPGSEVRLGVDYATLSRINPRIIVCAMYGFGADGPYGSLGAYDDVMQGISGIAAHQTGEGPPQYVRTPLTDKIAGIVAVGAISSALYERERSGSGQLVEVPMFETMVGFLLAEQQGECIYDPPRGPAGYARTNSPHRHPYATADGLISILASTDAHWTALFRLLGESELSDDPRFASIRARTENIDELYAWLKDALARHPTAQLLAQLHESRVPAMRVNTIEDLFVDPHLVQTGFFERVEHPEAGALRQPAAPVRFSRSGSAPLHAAPSLGADGPRLRHEFGCAGTM; encoded by the coding sequence ATGCCGGGGCGCGGTCCCCTCGAGGGTGTCACCGTCATCGAGATCAGCAACATGCTGATGGGGCCGTTCGCAACCATGGCGCTCGCGCAGATGGGAGCGAGGGTCATCAAGGTCGAGCCGCCCGGGGGCGACATCGCCCGAGGGATCGCCGACAGCACCGGCCGGGGCCTGGGTCCCATCTACCTGAACATCAACCGCGGCAAGGAGTCGATCGAGCTGGACCTCGCCGATCCGGGCGACCGGTCGACGTTCGAGGCTCTGGTCGCGGCCGCCGACGTCGTCGCCCACAACAGGCCGCCCGGATCGGAGGTGCGGCTCGGCGTCGACTACGCCACGCTGAGCCGGATCAACCCCCGGATCATCGTGTGCGCGATGTACGGCTTCGGGGCGGACGGACCGTACGGCTCGCTGGGCGCGTACGACGACGTGATGCAGGGCATCTCCGGCATCGCCGCTCACCAGACGGGTGAGGGCCCGCCGCAGTACGTGCGAACGCCGCTGACCGACAAGATCGCCGGCATCGTCGCGGTGGGCGCGATCAGCTCAGCGCTCTACGAGCGGGAGCGGTCCGGCTCCGGTCAGCTCGTCGAAGTGCCGATGTTCGAGACGATGGTCGGGTTCCTGCTCGCGGAGCAGCAGGGCGAGTGCATCTACGACCCGCCTCGAGGGCCGGCCGGGTACGCCCGTACGAACTCTCCCCACCGGCACCCCTATGCGACCGCCGACGGGCTCATCTCGATCCTCGCGTCCACGGACGCGCACTGGACGGCGCTGTTCCGCCTCCTCGGCGAGTCCGAGCTGAGCGACGACCCGAGATTCGCATCGATCCGCGCGCGCACCGAGAACATCGACGAGCTGTACGCGTGGCTCAAGGATGCGCTTGCGCGGCATCCGACCGCCCAGCTGCTCGCACAGCTGCACGAGTCTCGCGTGCCGGCGATGCGCGTGAACACGATCGAGGACCTCTTCGTCGATCCGCATCTGGTGCAGACCGGGTTCTTCGAGCGCGTGGAGCACCCTGAGGCCGGTGCCCTGCGCCAGCCGGCCGCGCCCGTGCGCTTCAGCCGGAGCGGGTCCGCGCCGCTCCACGCCGCCCCGTCATTGGGTGCCGACGGGCCGCGACTTCGTCACGAGTTCGGCTGCGCCGGGACGATGTGA